Proteins found in one Falsirhodobacter algicola genomic segment:
- the lipA gene encoding lipoyl synthase — MRDLKIPDQRHPEKAHRIDNAQPKKPDWIRVKAPTSAGYKQTRDIIKENRLVTVCEEAGCPNVGECWSQGHATMMIMGEICTRGCTFCNVATGKPQTLDAFEPGRVAHAVAKLGLNHVVVTSVDRDDLADGGAEHFAQTIRAIRHRSPSTTIEILTPDFLKCEDSVLETVVEAKPDVFNHNLETVPGLYLEVRPGARYFHSLRLLQRVKEMDPTIFTKSGIMVGLGENGAQVRQVMDDMRAADVDFLTIGQYLQPTPKHHRVDRFVTPEEFASYEKAAYGKGFLMVSATPLTRSSYHAGDDFARLRAARLARLGA; from the coding sequence GTGCGCGATCTGAAGATCCCGGACCAGCGCCATCCCGAAAAGGCGCATCGTATCGACAATGCCCAGCCGAAGAAGCCGGACTGGATCCGCGTGAAGGCGCCGACCTCGGCCGGCTACAAGCAGACGCGCGACATCATCAAGGAAAACCGCCTCGTCACCGTGTGCGAAGAGGCGGGCTGCCCCAATGTCGGCGAATGCTGGAGCCAAGGGCACGCCACCATGATGATCATGGGCGAGATCTGCACCCGCGGCTGCACCTTCTGCAACGTGGCGACGGGCAAGCCCCAGACCCTCGATGCGTTCGAGCCGGGCCGCGTGGCCCATGCCGTCGCAAAGCTGGGCCTGAACCATGTCGTCGTCACCTCGGTGGACCGGGACGATCTGGCCGATGGCGGGGCGGAGCATTTCGCCCAGACGATCCGCGCGATCCGCCACCGTTCGCCCAGCACCACGATCGAGATCCTGACGCCGGACTTCCTCAAATGCGAGGATTCGGTGCTGGAAACCGTCGTCGAGGCCAAGCCCGACGTGTTCAACCACAACCTCGAGACGGTTCCCGGCCTCTATCTGGAGGTGCGGCCCGGTGCGCGCTATTTCCACTCGCTGCGCCTGTTGCAGCGCGTGAAGGAGATGGACCCGACGATCTTCACCAAATCCGGCATCATGGTCGGCCTTGGCGAGAACGGGGCGCAGGTGCGGCAGGTGATGGATGACATGCGCGCCGCCGATGTCGATTTCCTGACCATCGGTCAGTACCTGCAGCCGACGCCGAAGCACCACCGCGTGGACCGCTTCGTCACCCCCGAGGAATTCGCCAGCTACGAGAAGGCCGCCTATGGCAAGGGCTTCCTGATGGTGTCGGCGACGCCGCTCACGCGGTCCTCCTACCACGCGGGCGACGATTTCGCGCGGCTGCGCGCGGCGCGGCTGGCCCGTCTGGGCGCCTGA
- the guaB gene encoding IMP dehydrogenase translates to MEIREALTFDDVLLVPAASSVLPSDADVSTFVTRAIRLNIPLLSSAMDTVTEARMAIAMAQAGGMGVIHRNLGVEEQADEVRRVKRFESGIVYNPITLRADQTLADAKALQARYNVTGFPVVDDTGRVVGIVTNRDMRFASDDRTPVSVMMTGDNLAILQEPADRGAAISLMKARRIEKLLVTDAAGKLTGLLTLKDTEKAVLNPNACKDDLGRLRVAAASTVGDAGFARSEALIDAGVDMVVIDTAHGHSAGVAKAVERIKALSSRVQVVAGNVATAEATRALIGAGADAVKVGIGPGSICTTRIVAGVGVPQLTAIMDAASGAGDVPIIADGGIKFSGDFAKAIAAGASCAMVGSAIAGTDESPGEVILYQGRSYKSYRGMGSLGAMARGSADRYFQKDAASDKLVPEGIEGQVPYKGSAGAVIHQLVGGLRAAMGYTGSATVADMRKGCQFVRITNAGLSESHVHDVTITRESPNYRIG, encoded by the coding sequence ATGGAGATTCGCGAGGCGCTTACCTTCGATGATGTCCTGCTCGTTCCGGCGGCCAGCTCGGTCCTGCCGTCGGATGCGGATGTGTCCACATTCGTGACACGTGCGATCCGGCTGAACATTCCGCTGCTGTCCTCGGCCATGGACACCGTCACCGAGGCGCGGATGGCCATCGCCATGGCGCAGGCGGGCGGCATGGGCGTGATCCACCGCAACCTCGGCGTCGAGGAGCAGGCCGACGAGGTCCGCCGCGTGAAGCGTTTCGAAAGCGGCATCGTCTACAACCCGATCACACTACGCGCCGATCAGACGCTGGCCGATGCCAAGGCGCTTCAGGCCCGCTACAACGTGACCGGTTTCCCGGTGGTGGACGATACGGGCCGTGTCGTGGGGATCGTGACGAACCGCGACATGCGCTTTGCCTCGGACGATCGGACGCCGGTTTCGGTGATGATGACGGGCGACAACCTTGCCATCCTGCAGGAACCTGCGGATCGCGGTGCGGCCATCAGCCTGATGAAGGCCCGCCGGATCGAGAAGCTGCTGGTGACGGATGCCGCGGGCAAGCTGACCGGCCTTCTGACGCTGAAGGACACCGAAAAGGCCGTCCTGAACCCCAATGCCTGCAAGGACGATCTGGGCCGTCTGCGCGTTGCCGCCGCCTCCACCGTGGGGGATGCGGGGTTCGCGCGCAGCGAGGCGTTGATCGACGCCGGTGTGGACATGGTGGTGATCGACACCGCGCATGGCCATTCGGCCGGCGTTGCCAAGGCGGTGGAGCGGATCAAGGCCCTGTCGAGCCGTGTGCAGGTCGTGGCCGGCAACGTCGCCACCGCCGAGGCGACGCGCGCCCTGATCGGCGCGGGCGCGGATGCGGTGAAGGTGGGGATCGGCCCCGGTTCGATCTGCACGACGCGCATCGTGGCGGGTGTGGGCGTTCCGCAGCTGACGGCGATCATGGACGCGGCCTCGGGGGCGGGGGATGTTCCGATCATCGCCGATGGCGGGATCAAGTTCTCGGGCGATTTCGCCAAGGCGATCGCGGCGGGCGCAAGCTGCGCCATGGTCGGATCGGCCATCGCCGGGACGGATGAAAGCCCAGGCGAGGTCATCCTCTATCAGGGCCGCAGCTACAAATCCTATCGCGGGATGGGCAGCCTTGGGGCGATGGCGCGCGGTTCGGCCGACCGGTATTTCCAAAAGGACGCGGCCTCGGACAAGCTGGTTCCGGAAGGGATCGAGGGGCAGGTGCCCTACAAGGGCTCTGCCGGGGCGGTGATCCACCAGCTGGTGGGCGGTCTGCGCGCCGCCATGGGCTATACCGGCAGCGCCACCGTCGCGGATATGCGCAAGGGCTGCCAGTTCGTGCGCATCACCAATGCCGGGCTGAGCGAGAGCCACGTCCATGACGTGACCATCACGCGCGAATCGCCGAACTACCGTATCGGCTAA
- a CDS encoding protein adenylyltransferase SelO, giving the protein MTVHFQSDYAAALPDLCLDWTSADCPDPRILKYNEALGGLLGMDRPEARLLSGHDLPPGTRPVAQAYAGHQFGGFSPRLGDGRALLLGEVRGTDGALRDVALKGSGATPFSRGADGRAALGPVLREYLMGEAMAALNIPTTRALAALTTGEDVWREEGALPGAILVRVAASHLRVGTFQYAAAQGDLEQVRRLADYAIARHYPDLAGDYAGFFAAVAGRQARLIAQWMLVGFVHGVMNTDNMTISGQTIDYGPCAFMEAYAPGTVFSSIDRQGRYAYGNQPLILGWNLARLAETLLPLIDADEGRAVERATRILEGVAGQYQDAWLEGMRSKLGLDGTDPGDRDLAEAFLVGIEGADWTLCFRRLSRAIDDPSALRVLLAGADRLDDWLPRWRARLARDAAQRMEAANPLYIPRNERVEEALAAAHEGDMGPFDALLAAVSAPFHERGGLEKYALPASEGFGTYRTFCGT; this is encoded by the coding sequence ATGACCGTTCACTTCCAAAGCGACTATGCCGCCGCGCTGCCCGATCTGTGCCTTGACTGGACCAGCGCCGACTGCCCCGATCCGCGCATCCTGAAGTACAACGAGGCCCTTGGCGGGCTCTTGGGCATGGACCGCCCGGAGGCCCGGCTGCTGTCGGGCCATGATCTGCCGCCGGGCACGCGCCCTGTGGCGCAGGCCTATGCCGGGCACCAGTTCGGCGGGTTTTCCCCGCGGCTGGGCGACGGGCGGGCGCTGCTGCTGGGCGAGGTGCGGGGCACGGATGGCGCGCTGCGGGATGTGGCGCTGAAGGGTTCGGGCGCGACGCCGTTTTCGCGCGGGGCGGATGGCCGCGCCGCGCTGGGCCCGGTTCTGCGCGAATACCTGATGGGCGAGGCGATGGCCGCGCTGAACATCCCCACGACGCGCGCCTTGGCGGCCCTGACGACCGGCGAGGATGTCTGGCGCGAGGAGGGGGCGCTTCCCGGCGCGATCCTCGTGCGCGTGGCTGCCAGCCATCTGCGCGTCGGCACCTTCCAATACGCCGCCGCGCAGGGCGATCTGGAACAGGTGCGCCGCTTGGCCGATTACGCCATCGCGCGGCATTATCCCGATCTTGCGGGCGATTACGCCGGGTTCTTCGCGGCCGTCGCCGGGCGGCAGGCGCGGCTGATCGCGCAGTGGATGCTGGTGGGGTTCGTGCATGGCGTGATGAACACCGACAACATGACCATCTCGGGGCAGACGATCGACTACGGCCCCTGCGCCTTCATGGAGGCCTATGCACCGGGAACGGTCTTCTCCTCCATCGACCGGCAGGGGCGCTATGCCTATGGCAACCAGCCGTTGATCCTCGGCTGGAACCTCGCGCGGCTGGCCGAGACGCTGCTGCCCCTGATCGATGCGGACGAGGGCCGCGCGGTGGAGCGGGCGACCCGCATCCTCGAAGGGGTGGCCGGTCAGTATCAGGATGCGTGGCTGGAGGGGATGCGCAGCAAGCTGGGCCTCGACGGCACCGATCCGGGCGACCGCGATCTGGCCGAGGCGTTTCTGGTGGGGATCGAGGGCGCGGATTGGACGCTGTGCTTCCGCCGTCTGTCGCGTGCGATCGACGATCCGTCGGCGCTGCGCGTGCTGCTGGCTGGGGCGGACCGTCTGGACGACTGGCTGCCGCGTTGGCGCGCCCGCCTCGCGCGCGATGCCGCGCAGCGGATGGAGGCCGCGAATCCGCTCTACATTCCGCGGAACGAACGGGTGGAGGAGGCGCTGGCCGCCGCCCATGAGGGCGATATGGGGCCGTTCGATGCGCTGCTGGCCGCCGTGAGCGCGCCGTTCCACGAACGCGGAGGCCTTGAAAAATATGCCCTTCCGGCCTCCGAGGGGTTCGGCACCTACAGAACCTTCTGCGGGACGTGA